Proteins co-encoded in one Dasypus novemcinctus isolate mDasNov1 chromosome 18, mDasNov1.1.hap2, whole genome shotgun sequence genomic window:
- the EMC8 gene encoding ER membrane protein complex subunit 8, which translates to MPGVKLTTQAYCKMVLHGAKYPHCAVNGLLVAEKQKPRKEHLPLGGPGAHHTLFVDCIPLFHGTLALAPMLEVALTLIDSWCKDNSYVIAGYYQANERVKDASPNQVAEKVASRIAEGFSDTALVMVDNAKFTMDCVVPTIHVYEHHENKWRCKDPHHDYCEDWPEAQRISASLLDSRSYETLVDFDNHLDDIRNDWTNPEINKAVLHLC; encoded by the exons ATGCCCGGGGTGAAGCTGACCACCCAGGCCTACTGCAAGATGGTGCTGCATGGCGCCAAGTACCCCCACTGCGCCGTCAACGGACTCCTGGTGGCCGAGAAGCAGAAGCCGCGCAAGGAGCACCTCCCTCTGGGCGGCCCGGGCGCCCACCACACCCTCTTCGTGGACTGTATCCCCCTCTTCCACGGCACCCTGGCCCTCGCCCCCATGCTGGAGGTGGCCCTCACCCTG ATTGATTCATGGTGCAAAGATAATAGCTATGTGATTGCTGGTTATTATCAAGCTAATGAACGTGTAAAGGATGCCAG TCCAAACCAGGTTGCCGAAAAGGTGGCTTCCAGAATTGCTGAGGGCTTCAGTGACACAGCGCTCGTCATG GTAGACAACGCTAAGTTTACAATGGACTGTGTAGTACCTACGATCCACGTGTACGAGCACCATGAAAACAAATGGCGGTGCAAAGACCCTCATCA TGATTACTGCGAAGACTGGCCAGAAGCCCAGCGGATCTCAGCGTCGCTCCTGGACAGCCGGTCCTATGAGACCCTTGTGGATTTCGATAACCACCTGGATGACATTCGGAATGACTGGACCAATCCAGAGATCAATAAGGCTGTTCTACACCTGTGTTAG